In Mangrovivirga cuniculi, the following proteins share a genomic window:
- a CDS encoding ferredoxin--NADP reductase produces the protein MVFGLFKKKKKKPSGPDYVDLSVKDIIKETPDAITIVFDAPDMDYKPGQFLTLISDINGEEIRRSYSLCTYKEIDEYPAVTVKRVQGGKMSNYLNEALHIGDTITVMKPKGHFTVETNQANGRHIVLFGAGSGITPLKGIASQVLEDEPNSTVSLIYANRNHESIIFRNAWTEMIAKYENRLSVSHILEEASDNFEARTGLPSKEMLVELVNDLTGKDPAYYFMCGPAPFMEKVEEALEELNVPKEIVKKESFTPAKKKEIETDQSVQRTVKVIIDDEEHDVTVQPGQSILEAGLIMDLDMPFSCQSGMCTACRAKCLNGKVSMEESDALTDEELEEGYVLTCVGHPETDDVKLEFD, from the coding sequence ATGGTATTTGGATTATTTAAAAAGAAAAAGAAAAAACCTTCAGGTCCGGATTATGTGGACCTTTCAGTTAAAGATATTATTAAAGAAACACCCGATGCCATCACTATCGTTTTTGATGCCCCAGATATGGATTATAAGCCAGGGCAATTTCTAACTTTAATTAGTGATATTAACGGAGAGGAAATCAGGCGATCATATTCTCTTTGCACGTATAAAGAAATAGATGAATATCCTGCAGTGACTGTAAAAAGAGTGCAGGGTGGAAAAATGTCTAATTATTTAAATGAAGCTCTTCATATAGGTGATACAATTACTGTAATGAAGCCAAAAGGCCATTTTACGGTAGAGACAAATCAGGCAAACGGTCGTCATATAGTATTATTTGGTGCCGGAAGTGGTATCACTCCATTAAAAGGTATTGCTTCTCAGGTATTAGAGGACGAACCAAATTCAACTGTTTCATTGATCTATGCCAACAGAAACCATGAATCTATAATTTTCAGAAATGCCTGGACAGAAATGATAGCAAAATATGAAAATAGATTGAGTGTAAGTCATATCTTGGAAGAGGCATCGGATAATTTTGAAGCGAGAACGGGGCTTCCCTCAAAAGAAATGCTTGTTGAGCTGGTGAATGATCTGACCGGTAAAGATCCTGCATATTATTTCATGTGTGGACCTGCTCCTTTTATGGAAAAAGTAGAAGAAGCACTGGAAGAACTTAATGTTCCGAAGGAAATAGTTAAGAAAGAAAGCTTTACTCCTGCAAAGAAAAAAGAAATTGAAACGGACCAGTCTGTACAAAGGACTGTAAAAGTGATTATAGATGATGAAGAACATGATGTAACTGTTCAACCCGGGCAGAGTATCCTTGAAGCAGGTTTAATCATGGATCTTGATATGCCTTTTAGTTGCCAGAGTGGTATGTGTACGGCTTGCAGAGCTAAGTGCCTGAACGGAAAAGTATCAATGGAAGAAAGTGATGCTTTGACAGATGAAGAATTAGAAGAAGGATATGTGCTTACGTGTGTAGGCCATCCTGAAACAGATGATGTAAAACTGGAATTTGACTGA
- a CDS encoding M3 family oligoendopeptidase, translating into MIDTTNTTDKPERHFLPQELKVNSWDEIKPFFDNLVEREIGTEEDLRKWFRDRSELEAVISENLGWRYIRMTTDTGNEKYVEDYKNFIQNIQPHISPYSDKLNKKAVESDYLKNIEKEKAYFILSRGMKENIKIFKEENIPLQTKAQTKSQEYGSITGGMTIELNGEELTLQQAGDFLLSPDRNLREKVYKKISERRLQDKSKLDDIFNELITLRDQMGKNSGFKNYRDYKFSAMGRFDYSVEDCFAFHDSVSKEVVPLLNKMAERRKETLDVDHLRPWDKSVDPEGNTPLKPFEGGEELLEKTIKVFDKLDPYLGKCLVRMKEMGHLDLESRKGKAPGGYNYPLSETGVPFIFMNATTKLRDMVTLLHEGGHAVHSFLANDLELTDFKHTPSEVAELASMSMELLTMDYWDIFFTNEEELKRAKKEHLEQIIQTLPWVATIDKFQHWIYENPGHTVEERDAEWVKIFSEFADNVTDWSGLEKFRKNLWQRQLHLFEVPFYYIEYGMAQLGAVAVWKNFKEDNEQGLDNYKNALKLGYTKTIPEIYEAAGISFDFSSEYISELMSFVNDELNKIV; encoded by the coding sequence ATGATTGATACTACAAATACAACTGATAAACCTGAAAGACATTTCCTGCCACAGGAACTGAAGGTGAATAGCTGGGATGAAATTAAACCATTTTTTGATAACCTTGTTGAACGCGAAATCGGAACTGAGGAAGACCTGAGAAAGTGGTTTCGAGATAGAAGCGAGTTAGAAGCAGTTATTTCCGAAAACCTTGGATGGAGATATATCAGAATGACGACGGATACCGGGAATGAAAAATATGTAGAAGATTATAAAAATTTCATTCAAAATATTCAGCCCCATATCTCCCCATATTCAGATAAGCTTAATAAAAAGGCTGTAGAAAGCGATTACCTTAAGAATATCGAGAAGGAGAAGGCCTATTTCATTTTATCCAGGGGGATGAAGGAAAACATTAAGATTTTCAAGGAAGAAAATATCCCTCTTCAAACTAAGGCTCAGACTAAATCACAGGAATATGGCTCGATAACCGGAGGAATGACTATCGAGCTTAATGGAGAAGAATTAACACTCCAACAGGCAGGCGATTTTTTATTGAGTCCTGATCGAAATTTACGCGAAAAAGTTTATAAGAAAATTAGTGAGAGGAGGCTTCAAGATAAGTCAAAGCTTGATGATATTTTTAATGAGCTAATTACCCTGAGAGATCAGATGGGTAAAAACTCAGGGTTTAAAAACTACCGTGATTACAAGTTTTCAGCAATGGGTAGGTTTGATTATTCTGTTGAAGATTGTTTTGCTTTCCATGATTCTGTTTCTAAAGAAGTCGTGCCACTATTAAATAAAATGGCTGAAAGGCGAAAAGAAACTCTTGATGTTGACCATCTGAGACCATGGGACAAAAGCGTGGACCCGGAAGGCAATACTCCTTTAAAGCCATTTGAAGGAGGAGAAGAGTTACTCGAAAAGACAATTAAAGTATTTGATAAGCTTGATCCTTATTTAGGTAAATGCCTCGTTCGAATGAAAGAAATGGGGCATCTCGATCTTGAAAGCAGAAAAGGCAAGGCTCCGGGTGGATATAATTATCCATTATCTGAGACCGGTGTTCCATTTATCTTCATGAATGCTACTACCAAATTGAGAGACATGGTAACACTTTTACATGAAGGAGGACATGCCGTACATTCATTTCTGGCCAATGATCTCGAATTAACTGATTTTAAACATACTCCATCAGAAGTTGCTGAATTGGCGAGTATGTCAATGGAGCTTTTGACTATGGATTATTGGGATATATTCTTCACAAATGAAGAGGAATTGAAGCGAGCAAAAAAGGAACATCTTGAACAAATAATCCAGACGTTACCGTGGGTTGCAACAATAGATAAATTTCAACATTGGATCTATGAAAATCCCGGGCATACTGTAGAAGAAAGGGATGCCGAGTGGGTAAAGATCTTTAGTGAGTTTGCAGACAATGTAACAGACTGGTCAGGATTAGAGAAATTCAGAAAGAACCTGTGGCAGCGACAGCTTCATTTATTTGAAGTTCCTTTTTATTACATTGAGTATGGAATGGCTCAATTAGGTGCGGTTGCTGTCTGGAAAAATTTCAAGGAGGACAATGAGCAGGGGCTTGATAATTATAAAAATGCCCTGAAACTTGGATATACTAAAACAATTCCAGAGATATACGAAGCTGCTGGTATCTCATTTGATTTTTCATCTGAATATATCAGTGAATTAATGTCTTTCGTAAATGATGAATTGAATAAGATCGTGTGA
- a CDS encoding response regulator encodes MLTTRHQPLVIGAHEEMKLELIKMHLEDKGFRKIRTFTESNELLSYLDDTRPWAVVTDINIKGLNGIDLIKRIRQKYKNLPIYVLFKEGTNEVIIEESIKAGAEGAITSNEEAGIEIEKKLRSYYTGQRKKVNVFFGLILLAIIIGVILYGIFTA; translated from the coding sequence ATGTTAACCACAAGACATCAGCCGCTGGTTATCGGTGCTCATGAGGAAATGAAGCTGGAACTCATAAAAATGCATCTTGAAGACAAAGGATTCAGGAAAATCCGGACTTTTACCGAAAGTAATGAGTTGTTGAGCTACCTTGATGATACCCGACCCTGGGCTGTTGTAACCGACATTAACATTAAGGGATTGAATGGAATTGATCTGATCAAAAGAATCAGACAGAAATATAAAAATTTGCCAATTTATGTTCTTTTCAAAGAAGGAACTAATGAAGTGATCATTGAAGAATCGATCAAAGCTGGAGCAGAAGGAGCAATTACTTCTAATGAAGAAGCTGGAATTGAAATTGAAAAGAAACTTAGAAGTTACTACACCGGGCAAAGAAAAAAAGTAAATGTATTCTTTGGATTGATTCTTCTGGCCATAATAATTGGTGTGATATTGTATGGAATATTTACTGCATAA
- a CDS encoding DUF7935 family protein: MEGIIGDILKITIPAALVLTAMYLATKSFIARELDKKELKIKANNAEAALPIRLQAFERMTLFLERISPDNLFPRINRNDLTADELRYVAINEISNEYQHNLAQQIYMSDDSWQQIKNAKEFMISSINDAASRCDKNAPGLELAKIVLNESMQDESNPVISAMITLKNEIRKIF, encoded by the coding sequence ATGGAAGGAATTATCGGTGATATTTTAAAAATCACAATCCCGGCAGCATTGGTTTTAACAGCAATGTATCTTGCTACAAAATCATTTATTGCCAGGGAACTCGATAAAAAAGAGCTTAAAATTAAAGCAAATAATGCCGAAGCAGCTCTTCCAATACGATTACAAGCCTTCGAAAGGATGACATTATTTTTAGAGCGTATATCTCCAGACAATTTATTCCCAAGGATTAACAGAAATGATCTGACAGCGGATGAGTTAAGATATGTCGCTATCAATGAAATAAGCAATGAGTATCAGCACAACCTCGCTCAACAAATTTATATGAGCGATGATTCCTGGCAACAAATCAAAAATGCCAAAGAATTCATGATCAGTTCGATTAATGATGCGGCTAGTCGTTGCGATAAAAATGCTCCCGGGCTTGAACTTGCTAAAATCGTGCTTAATGAAAGCATGCAAGACGAAAGTAATCCTGTGATTTCTGCTATGATCACTTTAAAAAATGAAATAAGGAAAATTTTTTAA
- a CDS encoding HesB/IscA family protein has protein sequence MKTIEFSKSALAEVKNIMTKKGIPEGYGLRVGAKGAGCGGMSFALGFDKKKENDDHFEIEGIPVYVEKKFVMYLLGMVVDFYEGSEARGFLFLKKEDFEGELV, from the coding sequence ATGAAAACAATAGAATTTAGTAAATCTGCTTTAGCAGAAGTAAAAAATATCATGACCAAGAAAGGTATACCGGAAGGATATGGACTTAGAGTAGGAGCCAAGGGAGCCGGCTGCGGGGGTATGTCTTTTGCTCTTGGTTTTGATAAGAAAAAGGAAAATGATGACCATTTTGAGATAGAAGGTATTCCGGTATATGTTGAAAAAAAATTTGTTATGTATTTACTGGGAATGGTTGTTGATTTTTATGAAGGAAGTGAGGCGAGGGGCTTTCTTTTTCTGAAAAAGGAAGATTTTGAAGGTGAGCTGGTTTAA
- the purB gene encoding adenylosuccinate lyase — translation MELTDLTAISPVDGRYRSKTDSLAEYFSEYGLIKYRVRIEIEYFIALCEQKIPQLSSVDADKFESLRSIYKEFTLDDAKAIKEIEKTTNHDVKAVEYLIKEKFDALGLEDVKEFVHFGLTSQDINNTAIPLSIKEAHEKVLLPALNNVIELMSGIAEDWKDISMLAKTHGQPASPTRLGKEIEVFVSRLTEQLKQLEAVPFAAKFGGATGNFNAHNVAYPGENWHKFGNKFVTEYLGLKRSYPTTQIEHYDHLAAYFDAWKRINTILLDFSKDIWQYVAMNYFKQKIKKGEVGSSAMPHKVNPIDFENAEGNLGIANSQLIFLGGKLPVSRLQRDLTDSTVLRNVGVPFGHILISLASLTKGIGKLELNKSAIDHDLEENWAVVAEAIQTILRREGYPKPYEALKSLTRKNEKITESTIKSFISELNVNESIKKELSDITPFNYTGI, via the coding sequence ATGGAATTAACAGATTTAACTGCAATATCACCTGTAGATGGTAGGTACAGGTCAAAAACAGATTCATTAGCTGAATATTTTTCGGAATATGGCCTGATAAAATACAGAGTGAGAATAGAGATTGAATATTTTATCGCACTATGCGAACAAAAAATACCTCAATTATCTTCTGTAGATGCAGATAAGTTTGAATCACTAAGGTCAATTTATAAAGAATTTACTCTCGATGATGCAAAGGCTATCAAAGAGATAGAAAAAACAACCAATCATGATGTGAAAGCAGTTGAATATCTTATTAAAGAGAAATTTGATGCTTTGGGACTAGAGGATGTTAAAGAATTTGTTCATTTTGGCCTTACCTCTCAGGATATTAACAATACTGCAATCCCATTATCTATTAAGGAAGCACATGAAAAAGTATTGTTACCTGCCCTTAATAATGTTATTGAATTGATGTCAGGCATTGCAGAAGACTGGAAAGATATTTCGATGCTGGCAAAAACACATGGACAGCCTGCCTCTCCAACGAGATTGGGTAAAGAGATTGAAGTTTTTGTTTCCAGATTAACAGAGCAATTAAAGCAATTGGAAGCAGTTCCTTTTGCCGCAAAGTTTGGCGGGGCTACAGGTAATTTTAATGCACATAACGTAGCTTATCCAGGAGAGAACTGGCATAAGTTTGGGAATAAGTTCGTTACTGAATACCTGGGTCTTAAAAGAAGTTACCCGACAACTCAAATTGAGCACTATGATCACCTGGCAGCTTATTTTGATGCCTGGAAAAGAATTAATACGATACTTCTGGACTTCAGTAAAGATATATGGCAATATGTTGCAATGAATTACTTTAAGCAGAAGATAAAGAAAGGTGAAGTAGGGTCTTCTGCTATGCCACACAAGGTTAATCCAATAGATTTTGAAAATGCAGAAGGTAATCTTGGAATTGCTAATTCCCAGCTAATATTTCTTGGCGGAAAGTTACCTGTGTCAAGATTACAAAGAGATCTTACTGACAGCACAGTTTTAAGAAATGTAGGGGTTCCTTTTGGTCACATATTAATATCACTGGCCTCGTTAACAAAAGGTATTGGTAAGCTTGAGTTGAATAAGTCTGCTATTGATCATGATCTTGAAGAAAACTGGGCTGTTGTAGCTGAGGCAATTCAGACAATTTTACGAAGAGAAGGATATCCAAAACCTTATGAAGCCCTGAAGTCTTTGACCAGGAAAAATGAAAAGATCACAGAATCAACAATCAAAAGCTTTATCTCAGAACTGAATGTAAACGAGAGTATAAAGAAGGAATTAAGCGACATAACACCATTTAACTATACAGGAATATAA
- a CDS encoding RNA polymerase sigma factor: MRLKISHNDSLEQIVLDCKKQKRNAQKELYDRYSGRMHAICRRYISDSLEAEGVMVKGFMKIFEKIDQYEFQGSFEGWMRKIMVNEALMYLRKNKNMWPESDLNAASNVQDYNSLSNSLEAEDLLKLIDKLPQGYRTVFSLYAIDGFSHKEIAEKLNISENTSKSQLSRARSQLQKMLSYEEERINKNLKEDHHG; this comes from the coding sequence ATGAGACTAAAAATTTCACATAACGACTCACTTGAGCAAATTGTTCTGGATTGTAAAAAGCAGAAACGAAATGCGCAAAAAGAGCTATATGATCGGTATTCCGGCAGAATGCATGCCATTTGCCGGCGGTATATATCTGATAGCCTCGAGGCAGAAGGAGTTATGGTGAAAGGATTCATGAAGATCTTTGAAAAAATAGATCAATATGAATTTCAAGGTAGCTTCGAAGGATGGATGAGAAAGATAATGGTAAATGAAGCATTAATGTATCTCAGGAAGAATAAAAATATGTGGCCTGAGTCTGACTTGAATGCAGCTTCAAATGTTCAGGATTATAATTCACTATCCAATTCTCTCGAAGCAGAAGACCTTTTAAAACTGATTGATAAATTACCCCAAGGCTATAGAACTGTCTTTTCATTGTATGCTATCGATGGGTTTTCTCATAAAGAAATTGCAGAAAAACTCAACATAAGTGAAAACACCAGTAAAAGCCAATTAAGCAGGGCAAGGTCACAGTTACAAAAAATGCTTTCTTATGAAGAGGAACGCATTAATAAAAATTTAAAGGAGGACCACCATGGATAA
- a CDS encoding prealbumin-like fold domain-containing protein — translation MFKYPVLINLSLLMIFIISCAANKKQYDQGITGKVMWYEGNFMPAIGDDANRSKPVGISRTLYIFEPISAESVDITNRVWLSVIDKKPFKTVKSDESGNFKVSLPPGKYTIVSKEEKGYYVNRFDGDNIINPVKVDKDKWTEIEVKLDYKAAY, via the coding sequence ATGTTCAAGTATCCAGTATTAATAAATTTAAGCTTACTCATGATTTTTATTATTTCATGTGCAGCAAATAAAAAACAATATGATCAGGGTATTACGGGTAAAGTAATGTGGTATGAAGGGAATTTTATGCCTGCAATTGGAGATGATGCAAATAGAAGTAAGCCCGTTGGGATTTCCAGAACACTTTATATTTTCGAGCCGATTAGTGCTGAATCAGTTGATATCACCAATAGAGTTTGGTTAAGTGTCATTGATAAAAAGCCATTTAAAACAGTAAAGTCAGATGAGTCTGGAAATTTTAAAGTTTCCTTACCTCCTGGTAAATACACTATTGTTTCCAAAGAGGAAAAAGGATATTACGTTAATAGGTTTGATGGAGACAATATAATTAACCCCGTTAAAGTCGATAAAGATAAGTGGACAGAAATAGAAGTTAAGCTAGACTATAAAGCAGCTTATTAA
- a CDS encoding GIN domain-containing protein: MDPSNFSDSNFRGLIFEATPVLVVVGYIAMWIIVPPNYTLEENKQIKKLYRNPDDKVIAGVSGGIAAYFGTDVTLIRVLFILGIFAGGAGLILYLVLWIITPMASTITEKVQMRGEPVTLSNIESNIKKGLNLKEDDQENLLVKILLFPFRLIAMFFHWLSRVLGPLLKFLVEAIRVIIGVFITFVGLVVSVSSIIGLAAALGITAAPENTVIDGIPISIFTEMFPAIGILGVFLIVTIPGVMLAIAGISIISRRWVLNTGVGWSFLAAWFISIAIVAATLPKAISQWSDEGHVETEEIYSGIEGKQIVLRLSDEYNDDNNLFSRDINDYNEIRLQLRGHDENYVKMVKKISARGSSFENAREYAEKVNYGVVQNDSVIVFDREIEFDKESNWRAQEVTVTLYIPYQTPVHVEKGFNQVISRTLSKYGYRRSEFSKNTWVFNPDGLQCLTCESDDDSDDEYRYEYRTNESDTIEFDSISNLVIDEGFNVKINQGDKYSVTINSHSERYIDRVKLTNIDGVLTMDYDSDGNSWMDESDKVHIEVTVPELQSLKSTGKSKVYLNNLRQETFEIEASNQAKIFYTGDVKNLYVNATGISKIDLEGNCNFLQATISGSSSLQAKELETNRAEIKVSGAARAKVNVTGELNETISQYGSIENIGQYNQ; this comes from the coding sequence TTGGATCCGTCTAATTTTTCTGATTCTAACTTTCGGGGGCTAATATTTGAAGCAACTCCTGTTTTGGTAGTTGTAGGATATATAGCTATGTGGATAATTGTTCCACCTAACTATACCCTTGAAGAAAACAAACAGATTAAAAAGCTTTACCGAAATCCGGATGACAAGGTAATAGCCGGTGTATCAGGAGGTATTGCAGCATACTTTGGTACAGACGTGACTCTAATCAGAGTACTGTTTATTCTGGGAATATTTGCCGGTGGTGCAGGACTTATATTATACCTGGTGTTATGGATCATAACTCCAATGGCCTCGACAATCACTGAAAAGGTTCAAATGCGGGGGGAGCCGGTAACCCTTTCTAATATAGAGTCGAATATTAAGAAAGGGTTAAACCTGAAAGAAGACGATCAGGAAAATCTATTAGTTAAGATTCTTCTTTTCCCTTTCCGACTCATCGCCATGTTTTTTCATTGGTTATCAAGGGTTCTTGGTCCTTTATTAAAGTTTTTGGTAGAAGCCATAAGAGTAATAATAGGAGTATTCATAACCTTTGTAGGACTTGTTGTTTCTGTCTCTTCAATTATTGGATTAGCAGCTGCCTTAGGTATTACCGCAGCACCTGAAAATACTGTTATCGATGGTATTCCAATAAGCATATTTACTGAGATGTTTCCTGCAATCGGAATACTAGGTGTTTTCCTTATAGTTACAATCCCTGGTGTTATGCTTGCAATTGCTGGCATATCTATTATCTCCAGAAGATGGGTCTTAAATACAGGAGTAGGCTGGAGTTTTCTGGCAGCATGGTTTATATCAATTGCTATTGTTGCTGCAACTCTTCCTAAGGCTATCTCACAATGGAGTGATGAAGGACATGTTGAAACTGAGGAAATTTATAGTGGCATAGAAGGCAAACAAATAGTATTGCGACTTTCTGACGAATATAATGATGATAACAACCTCTTCAGCAGAGACATCAATGATTATAATGAAATCAGATTACAGCTACGCGGTCACGATGAAAATTACGTGAAGATGGTGAAAAAAATATCTGCGAGGGGTAGCTCTTTTGAAAACGCCCGTGAATATGCTGAAAAAGTAAACTATGGCGTTGTACAAAATGATTCTGTAATAGTATTTGACAGGGAGATCGAGTTTGACAAAGAATCAAACTGGAGAGCTCAGGAGGTTACTGTAACATTATATATCCCATATCAAACCCCTGTTCATGTTGAAAAAGGCTTTAACCAGGTGATTTCAAGAACTTTGAGCAAGTACGGTTACAGAAGATCAGAATTTTCCAAAAATACCTGGGTCTTCAATCCGGATGGATTACAGTGTTTAACATGTGAGTCAGATGATGATTCAGATGATGAATACAGGTATGAATACAGGACTAACGAATCCGACACCATCGAATTCGATAGCATTTCAAATCTTGTTATCGATGAAGGCTTCAATGTTAAGATCAATCAGGGAGATAAGTATTCTGTTACGATTAACAGTCACTCTGAAAGATATATTGACAGAGTAAAGCTGACCAATATCGATGGGGTCCTAACGATGGATTATGATAGCGATGGTAATTCATGGATGGATGAAAGCGATAAAGTTCATATTGAAGTAACCGTTCCTGAATTGCAATCTCTTAAATCAACAGGAAAAAGTAAGGTTTATTTAAATAACCTGAGACAGGAAACTTTTGAAATTGAAGCATCCAATCAAGCCAAGATATTTTATACCGGCGATGTTAAAAATTTATATGTAAACGCAACGGGCATATCTAAAATTGATTTGGAAGGAAACTGTAACTTCTTGCAAGCGACTATTTCAGGTAGTAGTTCTTTACAAGCAAAAGAACTCGAAACAAATAGAGCAGAAATCAAGGTTTCCGGAGCAGCACGAGCAAAAGTAAATGTAACAGGAGAATTAAACGAAACTATATCTCAATACGGATCGATTGAAAATATCGGACAATATAATCAATAA
- a CDS encoding PspC domain-containing protein, producing MKKNISINIGGIIFHIEEEGYESLKSYLDSINKYFSTYEDSSEIIADIENRIAEIFLAKLNEGKQVINAEDVASLISTMGSIEDFEALEETLDDGTFNQEFSHKDKEKSYEGFSAASRKLFRDMNNRLIGGVCSGLAHYFNVDALWIRLIFLILTFGG from the coding sequence ATGAAAAAGAATATAAGTATAAATATTGGAGGAATCATATTCCACATAGAGGAAGAAGGATATGAAAGTCTGAAATCCTATTTGGATTCAATAAACAAGTATTTTTCTACCTATGAGGACAGTAGTGAAATTATCGCAGATATCGAGAATCGAATTGCGGAAATATTCCTGGCCAAATTAAATGAAGGCAAACAAGTTATCAATGCAGAAGATGTTGCTTCACTAATAAGCACTATGGGTAGCATAGAAGACTTCGAAGCATTAGAAGAAACTTTGGACGACGGAACGTTCAATCAAGAATTCAGTCATAAGGATAAAGAAAAATCTTATGAAGGTTTTTCGGCTGCTTCCAGAAAACTGTTCCGTGATATGAACAACAGATTAATCGGAGGTGTTTGTAGCGGACTTGCGCATTACTTTAATGTGGATGCACTTTGGATCCGTCTAATTTTTCTGATTCTAACTTTCGGGGGCTAA
- a CDS encoding PadR family transcriptional regulator: MKVENTQVQMRKGILEFCILHIISRGEVYASDMLDELTSARIMVVEGTLYPLLTRLRKAGLVEYKWVESQSGPPRKYYTLTEEGESFLKSLNDTWDDLVLSTNQIIQEK; this comes from the coding sequence ATGAAAGTGGAAAATACACAAGTGCAAATGCGGAAAGGAATTTTGGAGTTTTGCATTTTGCATATAATTTCGAGAGGTGAAGTTTATGCTTCAGACATGTTGGATGAATTAACCTCAGCACGGATAATGGTTGTGGAAGGCACCTTATATCCGTTACTGACACGCTTGCGTAAAGCTGGATTAGTTGAGTATAAATGGGTTGAGTCTCAATCAGGCCCACCCCGTAAATATTATACTCTTACTGAAGAGGGCGAATCATTCCTGAAGAGCTTAAATGACACATGGGATGACCTCGTTTTATCGACAAACCAAATTATCCAGGAAAAATAA
- a CDS encoding putative type IX sorting system protein PorV2 yields the protein MMRLCWLIFFLPSLLFAQVSTPKYANEYLALGVGARAYGMGSAFQSVSSDVYSGYWNPAGLMGIPTDELQVAAMHTSLFAGIANYDYASIAARTDSSTSLAFSFIRLGVDDIPDTRFLYDADGSINYDNIRFFSASDYAFIFSVAHIFPKTPDLHFGANVKVLYRNAGDFATAWGFGFDLGLKTKLGKWDVAANLRDATGTYVAWYHETSLLSQIYAQTGNEISDQSLEISPPRLIIGASRRFNLLEEKIGIRPALDLLFTFDGKRNTLISGSFTSIDPYAGVEFDYKQMIFVRGGAGQVQKSKNFDGTESYKVTPSAGVGLKIKNFYIDYALTDMGNVNDALYSHIFSLKVDFSLNNE from the coding sequence ATGATGAGATTGTGTTGGTTGATTTTTTTTCTACCTTCCCTGCTTTTTGCTCAGGTTAGTACCCCGAAATATGCTAATGAATACCTCGCTCTGGGAGTCGGGGCAAGAGCGTATGGAATGGGTAGTGCCTTTCAATCTGTTTCCTCTGATGTTTATTCAGGTTATTGGAACCCGGCAGGACTTATGGGAATTCCAACGGATGAGTTACAAGTAGCTGCCATGCATACCTCGTTGTTTGCAGGAATAGCAAATTACGATTACGCCTCGATCGCTGCGCGAACAGATTCATCCACCTCTCTTGCTTTTTCTTTTATCAGGTTGGGAGTGGATGACATTCCGGATACCCGGTTTTTGTACGATGCCGATGGCTCGATAAATTATGATAACATAAGGTTTTTTTCTGCCTCTGACTATGCCTTTATTTTTTCAGTTGCCCATATTTTCCCAAAAACTCCTGACCTACACTTCGGAGCAAATGTTAAAGTATTGTATAGAAATGCAGGTGATTTTGCTACTGCCTGGGGATTTGGGTTTGATCTCGGACTTAAAACGAAACTTGGTAAATGGGATGTGGCAGCGAACTTAAGGGACGCGACCGGTACATACGTGGCATGGTATCATGAAACAAGCTTGCTATCACAAATATATGCGCAGACAGGGAATGAGATATCTGATCAAAGTCTGGAGATTTCTCCACCCAGATTGATTATTGGAGCCAGCCGAAGATTTAATCTATTAGAAGAAAAAATAGGTATAAGGCCTGCCCTGGACCTGTTATTTACTTTTGATGGTAAGCGAAATACTTTAATCTCCGGAAGTTTTACCTCCATTGATCCTTATGCAGGGGTTGAATTTGATTATAAACAAATGATATTTGTGAGGGGTGGGGCCGGACAGGTTCAAAAATCAAAAAACTTTGATGGCACTGAATCATATAAAGTAACACCATCAGCAGGAGTAGGGCTAAAAATCAAAAATTTTTATATTGATTATGCTCTGACAGATATGGGCAATGTCAATGATGCTCTTTATTCTCATATATTCAGTTTAAAAGTAGATTTTAGTCTTAATAATGAATAG